The genomic interval CCGCCATCGCGAGACCATGGGCGAGAGACAGGACTGCGTAGACTTCGTAGATCTCGATGGCTGAGATGAGGAGGGCCTCACGGCCCTCGATGTAGGTTGCGAAGCGCCCCGCCTTCGGTCGGTTGGCCAGGTACTCGATCCAACCGCTCGAATCGACAA from Candidatus Methylomirabilota bacterium carries:
- a CDS encoding type II toxin-antitoxin system VapC family toxin — its product is MILVDSSGWIEYLANRPKAGRFATYIEGREALLISAIEIYEVYAVLSLAHGLAMADSLVYATAQRFGATLVTGDSDFEGLPDTVVVR